In Doryrhamphus excisus isolate RoL2022-K1 chromosome 7, RoL_Dexc_1.0, whole genome shotgun sequence, one genomic interval encodes:
- the lrtm2a gene encoding leucine-rich repeat and transmembrane domain-containing protein 2 isoform X2, whose product MAPHSHSPGGVGASGPAVLCLLVALFKSATPCPAPCVCSSEGLVVDCGGRGLTSPPPLHLLPPGSRFLSLANNKLASLGASALANLSSLEELDLSNNYLDNLPSGLFRDMINLTKLTLHNNSLTVMDKDLFQGLGGLQSLDLSLNGLASVPLGILDELQSLRWLSLAGNRLHGLERAAFEPLAHLQHLELGQNPWECDCNLRDFKHWMEWLLYRGGKVDAVECTLPKELRGRDIRGVPVEMFDYCLQLEDENGGVGGGGSSPCSRSNLNPSGAPPISGGDDSSTNSGGGGGGGGGEAPADCVRARYRPVSVRRAIGTVVIAGVVCGIVCIMMVVAAAYGCIYASLMAKYQRELKKRQPLMGDGEADGDDREEKQISSVA is encoded by the exons ATGGCCCCTCACAGCCACTCCCCCGGGGGCGTCGGGGCGTCCGGACCTG CTGTCCTCTGCCTGCTGGTGGCGCTCTTCAAGTCGGCTACCCCATGCCCCGCCCCCTGCGTCTGCTCCTCAGAGGGCCTGGTGGTGGACTGCGGGGGAAGAGGCCTCACCTCCCCGCCTCCCTTGCACCTCCTGCCTCCGGGGAGCCGCTTCCTCTCACTGGCCAACAACAAGCTCGCCTCGCTGGGAGCGTCTGCCCTGGCTAACCTCTCCTCTCTGGAG GAGCTGGACCTGTCCAACAACTACCTTGACAATTTGCCATCTGGATTATTTCGAGACATGATCAATCTGACCAAACTGACGCTACACAACAACTCCCTGACGGTCATGGACAAAGATCTCTTCCAG GGTTTGGGGGGTCTCCAGAGTCTGGATCTATCACTAAACGGTCTAGCTTCTGTTCCTTTGGGAATCCTGGACGAGTTGCAGAGTCTCAG GTGGCTGTCCCTGGCTGGTAACCGGCTTCACGGTTTGGAAAGGGCAGCGTTCGAGCCCCTGGCTCACCTCCAACACCTGGAACTGGGACAAAACCCCTGGGAATGCGACTGCAACTTGCGAGATTTCAAGCACTGGATGGAATGGCTTTTGTACAGAG GCGGCAAGGTGGACGCGGTGGAGTGCACGCTACCCAAAGAACTGAGGGGGCGAGACATCCGTGGCGTTCCCGTGGAAATGTTCGACTACTGCCTCCAGCTTGAAGATGAGAacggaggagtaggaggaggtgGTAGTTCTCCCTGCAGCAGGAGCAACCTTAACCCCAGCGGTGCACCACCAATTTCTGGTGGTGATGACTCCTCTACAAattcaggaggaggaggaggtggtggtggcggaGAGGCTCCTGCGGATTGCGTGCGTGCCCGCTACCGGCCTGTGAGCGTGCGGCGCGCCATCGGCACGGTGGTGATCGCCGGCGTGGTGTGCGGCATCGTTTGCATCATGATGGTGGTGGCCGCCGCGTACGGGTGCATCTACGCTTCTCTCATGGCTAAGTACCAAAGGGAGCTGAAGAAGAGGCAGCCGCTCATGGGAGACGGCGAGGCGGATGGGGACGACCGGGAGGAGAAGCAGATCTCCTCGGTGGCGTAG
- the lrtm2a gene encoding leucine-rich repeat and transmembrane domain-containing protein 2 isoform X1, whose product MAPHSHSPGGVGASGPAVLCLLVALFKSATPCPAPCVCSSEGLVVDCGGRGLTSPPPLHLLPPGSRFLSLANNKLASLGASALANLSSLEELDLSNNYLDNLPSGLFRDMINLTKLTLHNNSLTVMDKDLFQVITAYTLVGCKNRDNLREEWPQCVLQGLGGLQSLDLSLNGLASVPLGILDELQSLRWLSLAGNRLHGLERAAFEPLAHLQHLELGQNPWECDCNLRDFKHWMEWLLYRGGKVDAVECTLPKELRGRDIRGVPVEMFDYCLQLEDENGGVGGGGSSPCSRSNLNPSGAPPISGGDDSSTNSGGGGGGGGGEAPADCVRARYRPVSVRRAIGTVVIAGVVCGIVCIMMVVAAAYGCIYASLMAKYQRELKKRQPLMGDGEADGDDREEKQISSVA is encoded by the exons ATGGCCCCTCACAGCCACTCCCCCGGGGGCGTCGGGGCGTCCGGACCTG CTGTCCTCTGCCTGCTGGTGGCGCTCTTCAAGTCGGCTACCCCATGCCCCGCCCCCTGCGTCTGCTCCTCAGAGGGCCTGGTGGTGGACTGCGGGGGAAGAGGCCTCACCTCCCCGCCTCCCTTGCACCTCCTGCCTCCGGGGAGCCGCTTCCTCTCACTGGCCAACAACAAGCTCGCCTCGCTGGGAGCGTCTGCCCTGGCTAACCTCTCCTCTCTGGAG GAGCTGGACCTGTCCAACAACTACCTTGACAATTTGCCATCTGGATTATTTCGAGACATGATCAATCTGACCAAACTGACGCTACACAACAACTCCCTGACGGTCATGGACAAAGATCTCTTCCAGGTAATCACTGCATACACTCTTGTGGGATGTAAAAATAGAGATAACCTAAGAGAGGAATGGCCTCAATGTGTTCTGCAGGGTTTGGGGGGTCTCCAGAGTCTGGATCTATCACTAAACGGTCTAGCTTCTGTTCCTTTGGGAATCCTGGACGAGTTGCAGAGTCTCAG GTGGCTGTCCCTGGCTGGTAACCGGCTTCACGGTTTGGAAAGGGCAGCGTTCGAGCCCCTGGCTCACCTCCAACACCTGGAACTGGGACAAAACCCCTGGGAATGCGACTGCAACTTGCGAGATTTCAAGCACTGGATGGAATGGCTTTTGTACAGAG GCGGCAAGGTGGACGCGGTGGAGTGCACGCTACCCAAAGAACTGAGGGGGCGAGACATCCGTGGCGTTCCCGTGGAAATGTTCGACTACTGCCTCCAGCTTGAAGATGAGAacggaggagtaggaggaggtgGTAGTTCTCCCTGCAGCAGGAGCAACCTTAACCCCAGCGGTGCACCACCAATTTCTGGTGGTGATGACTCCTCTACAAattcaggaggaggaggaggtggtggtggcggaGAGGCTCCTGCGGATTGCGTGCGTGCCCGCTACCGGCCTGTGAGCGTGCGGCGCGCCATCGGCACGGTGGTGATCGCCGGCGTGGTGTGCGGCATCGTTTGCATCATGATGGTGGTGGCCGCCGCGTACGGGTGCATCTACGCTTCTCTCATGGCTAAGTACCAAAGGGAGCTGAAGAAGAGGCAGCCGCTCATGGGAGACGGCGAGGCGGATGGGGACGACCGGGAGGAGAAGCAGATCTCCTCGGTGGCGTAG